A single Macaca fascicularis isolate 582-1 chromosome 13, T2T-MFA8v1.1 DNA region contains:
- the ASPRV1 gene encoding retroviral-like aspartic protease 1, producing MAGSSARSEEGRRQHAFVPEPFDGANVVPNLWLHRFEVINDLNHWDHITKLRFLKESLRGEALDIYNGLSPQDQGDYGTVKETLLKAFGVPGAAPSHLPKEIVFANSMGKGYYLKGKIGKVPVRFLVDSGAQVSVVHPNLWEEVTDGDLDTLQPFENVVKVANGAEMKILGVWDTAVSLGKLKLKAQFLVANASAEEAIIGTDVLQDHNAVLDFEHRTCTLKGKKFRLLPVGGSLEDEFDLELIEEDPSSEEGRQEFSH from the coding sequence ATGGCCGGGAGCAGCGCCAGGAGTGAGGAAGGCCGCCGGCAGCATGCCTTTGTCCCGGAGCCTTTTGATGGGGCCAATGTCGTCCCAAACCTCTGGCTGCACCGCTTTGAAGTCATCAACGACCTCAACCATTGGGACCATATCACCAAGCTAAGGTTCCTGAAAGAGTCCCTCAGAGGAGAGGCCCTGGATATCTACAATGGGCTCAGTCCCCAGGACCAGGGAGACTACGGGACTGTGAAAGAGACCCTCCTGAAGGCCTTTGGGGTCCCTGGAGCTGCCCCCAGCCACCTGCCCAAAGAGATCGTCTTTGCCAACAGCATGGGTAAGGGCTACTATCTCAAGGGGAAGATTGGTAAAGTGCCCGTGAGGTTCCTGGTGGACTCTGGGGCCCAGGTCTCTGTGGTCCACCCAAACTTGTGGGAGGAGGTCACCGATGGCGATCTGGACACTCTGCAGCCCTTTGAGAACGTGGTAAAGGTGGCCAATGGTGCTGAAATGAAGATCCTGGGTGTCTGGGATACAGCAGTGTCCCTAGGCAAGCTGAAGCTGAAGGCACAGTTCCTAGTGGCCAATGCAAGTGCCGAGGAAGCCATCATCGGCACTGATGTGCTCCAGGACCACAACGCTGTCCTGGACTTTGAGCACCGCACATGCACCCTGAAAGGGAAGAAGTTCCGCCTTCTGCCTGTGGGAGGGTCCCTGGAAGATGAGTTTGACCTGGAGCTCATAGAGGAGGACCCCTCCTCAGAAGAAGGGCGGCAGGAGTTCTCCCACTGA